Genomic window (Paraburkholderia phenazinium):
GCCAAGTATCACGTCGGCGCGGCGTTGCTGCGCAACTACTTCGTGGACTACCGCGGCGGCGCGTCCTCGCGCACCGGAACGTCGTTCGTCGGCCAGTGCAAGGACAGCACGCAACCCAACCGTCTCATTCCATTCCAGTTCAACACGCAGCAGACCTATGCGCTAGTTTTCGGCGCTGGCTCGCAGTACTACTCCGCAACCGTCACCGGAAATTCTTACGACTCTCCGAGTGGACAGATTATCGTCGAGGTGACCTCGACCTCTGGCCTGACCAGTGGCGAGCGGGTTGTGATCGCCGGTACGCTCACGGCCGGCACTGGCGGTGGCGCGCGTCCCACGTTCGACGGTACTTACAGCGTCACTGTGATAGACAGCACGCACCTTTTGCTGCAGGGGAGCACTTATGTAAAGCCGTGGGTTTCCGGCGGTACCGCGACCGCGTCCGGGGGAAGCCTTCGCTTTGTCACAAACGGTGGCTATGTACTGGAGATAGGTACGGCGATAACGGGTATATCCCAGGCTAATCCGGGCGTTGTGTCCGATCCGGGCCATGGATACAGCAATGGCGACCTGGTGCTTCTTCAAGGTATCGTCGGCATGACGCAAATGAATCAGCGGTTCGGCGTCGTGGCGAATGTGACGACGAACACGTATACGCTAACGGACATGTATGGCAACCCAATAAACACGGTTGCTTACAGTGCGTATGTGTCCGGTGGCACAGCCGCGCGAGTCTACACGCTCACGACGCCGTACGACGCATCCGACCTGGCGCTGCTGAAATACACGCAGTCGGCTGACGTCATGACGCTGGTGCACCCCAGCTATACACCGCAGACGCTGACGCGATCGGGAAACGCCGACTGGGCGCTGGCTGCAATAACTTTCCAGCCGGCCAGCGCTCCTCCGGCCAGTTCGACCGTGAACGAAACGGAGACCGGGACGCAATACCCGAACACCGTCTACAGCTACCAGGTTACCGCAGTGGTGAACGGTGTGGAGAGTCTCCCGACGCCGCCGTGCACGACGGCCGGCATTCCTGCCCTGAGCCAGAACGTGGGCGCATTCAATGTCGTTTCATGGTCGTCTGTCACGGACGCGACTGTGTACAACATTTACCGGACGCAGGAAAACTTGGGCACGAATCCGCCGGCGGGCGCCCTTTTCGGTTATATCGGCTCCGCCAATCCGGCGACCACAAATACGTTCAACGACGACAATATCCTGCCGGATTTTACAAATTGCCCACCGCAGGCATATGACCCATTCACCGTTGCCGGGAACCCGGGCTGTGTGTGCTATTACCAGCAACGTCAGGTTTTCGCTGGCATGTCGAACGCTCCGGAGCAGATGGACTTTTCGAAGTCGGGCGACTTCTTCAACATGGACTTCTCGATTCCGTCGAAGGATGACGACAACATTGAGATCACGATCGCGAGCCAGCAGGTCAATGCGATCGAATTCATGATCCCGATGCAGAGCCTGCTGGTGCTGACGTCGAGCGGCGCATGGGCTGTCAGCGGCGGAACATCTGGCGCGGCCCTGACGCCATCCCAGGTTCAGGCGTTGCCACAAGCCTATAACGGCTGCAGCAGCTACTGTCCCCCGATCGCAATCAACTACGACATCCTGTATGTGCAGGCCCGCGGGTCGATCGTTCGTGACCTCGCGTACAACTTCTATGTGAACCTGTACACCGGCACCGACATCACCATGATGTCGAATCACCTGTTCTTCGGGCACCAGATACTGGAGTGGGCTTACGCCGAGGAGCCATTCAAGCTGATCTGGTGTGTGAGAGAGGATGGCATCCTGCTTTCCCTCACCTATCTGAAAGAACAGGACGTCATGGCATGGGCACACCATGACACGGAGGGGCTGTTCAA
Coding sequences:
- a CDS encoding ubiquitin-activating E1 FCCH domain-containing protein translates to MGNPIILPSFAAGELAPSMYGRVDLAKYHVGAALLRNYFVDYRGGASSRTGTSFVGQCKDSTQPNRLIPFQFNTQQTYALVFGAGSQYYSATVTGNSYDSPSGQIIVEVTSTSGLTSGERVVIAGTLTAGTGGGARPTFDGTYSVTVIDSTHLLLQGSTYVKPWVSGGTATASGGSLRFVTNGGYVLEIGTAITGISQANPGVVSDPGHGYSNGDLVLLQGIVGMTQMNQRFGVVANVTTNTYTLTDMYGNPINTVAYSAYVSGGTAARVYTLTTPYDASDLALLKYTQSADVMTLVHPSYTPQTLTRSGNADWALAAITFQPASAPPASSTVNETETGTQYPNTVYSYQVTAVVNGVESLPTPPCTTAGIPALSQNVGAFNVVSWSSVTDATVYNIYRTQENLGTNPPAGALFGYIGSANPATTNTFNDDNILPDFTNCPPQAYDPFTVAGNPGCVCYYQQRQVFAGMSNAPEQMDFSKSGDFFNMDFSIPSKDDDNIEITIASQQVNAIEFMIPMQSLLVLTSSGAWAVSGGTSGAALTPSQVQALPQAYNGCSSYCPPIAINYDILYVQARGSIVRDLAYNFYVNLYTGTDITMMSNHLFFGHQILEWAYAEEPFKLIWCVREDGILLSLTYLKEQDVMAWAHHDTEGLFKSVCSVIEGEENVVYVIVERFIQGQYLQYIERFASRQLGGDPTIGLAANPSLAWCVDAGLQYPLNAPAATLTPVETDAIPIISAVNLIAGGQNYSTQTVINITDSTGTGGIISPVIVGGVITGADILEEGIGWTNPTLTVFDPTGAGSGAALQTILASPVTMNASAAVFGSTQVGDVVRINNGMGYVMSIPNPSQIVVNVVNALTGTWPASAGTWSVTTPAQTISGLDHLDGQTVSVLADGSVAPAQVVVNGAITLDRAYSSITVGLPFTCQLQSLYIDVQEQGGTIQSKRKTIPAVTVRVQDSRGVFAGPTFNTLIPIKERTTEAMGQPIQLFTGDQRVVLPANYNVPGQICVQVTDPLPSTILALIPEIVVGDN